From the genome of Bactrocera oleae isolate idBacOlea1 chromosome 2, idBacOlea1, whole genome shotgun sequence, one region includes:
- the Ppox gene encoding protoporphyrinogen oxidase has protein sequence MTAVLGAGMSGLSAAYYFLQRFGYPATVYEASHRVGGWIRTERHKDKGFMFEMGPRTIRPKGVQGANTLQLIEELKLAVDPIKSWQPAAKNRLIYAKGQLCLLPNSLGGIFKTLPPFSKPLISQIKQDLVAGQKKLKLADESIYDFVERRFGAELANYAISPLICGICAGDAKEISVRFLMNDLFEKEQKWGGIIKGLIYEKLFGNKDKTAAAGLFADSMPKLYEKSQKEKWSMYRVPDGLDTLPRTLRNYLQDKEVDIQLTSECREITFTRDGVRMNIKGHEVEPMHIISTIPTHKLATCVKNQHPSLSALLMAIPYVDVAVVNLQYNIKDLLKMKAFGFLVPPIERIPILGVIFDSCCFDMEGNTILTVMMGGRWFEENFGKDPTPKKLLDTALQYLDLIMGIAEEPRLTRVHVLRKCIPQYTVGHTQRVSDIRRYIKHYKLPLTLCGAAYDGVGINDVILSARTQVESLDAKIV, from the coding sequence atgacagCTGTGCTTGGCGCTGGCATGAGTGGCCTATCGGCTGCTTATTATTTTCTTCAGAGGTTTGGATATCCTGCAACCGTATATGAGGCGTCCCATCGCGTAGGTGGCTGGATACGCACCGAGAGGCATAAAGACAAGGGCTTCATGTTCGAGATGGGTCCACGTACCATTCGTCCAAAGGGTGTTCAAGGCGCAAATACATTACAATTAATAGAGGAATTGAAATTGGCGGTGGATCCGATTAAGTCGTGGCAACCGGCCGCTAAAAATCGTTTGATATATGCTAAAGGTCAATTGTGCTTGCTGCCGAATAGCCTAGGTGGAATTTTCAAAACATTGCCACCATTCTCAAAACCACTAATAAGTCAAATTAAACAGGATTTGGTAGCCGGTCAGAAGAAATTGAAGCTTGCTGATGaatcaatttatgattttgttGAAAGACGTTTCGGTGCTGAATTGGCCAATTATGCCATTAGTCCATTAATATGTGGAATTTGTGCAGGTGATGCAAAAGAAATAAGTGTGCGTTTTCTAATGAATGACTTATTCGAAAAAGAACAAAAGTGGGGTGGCATCATAAAAGGCTTAatatatgaaaaactatttggaaataAGGACAAAACGGCTGCCGCGGGCTTATTTGCGGATTCAATGCCAAAACTTTATGAGAAATCGCAGAAGGAGAAATGGAGTATGTATAGAGTACCAGATGGCTTGGATACACTACCACGCACATTACGTAACTACTTACAAGACAAAGAGGTTGATATTCAACTAACATCGGAATGCCGGGAAATCACATTCACACGTGATGGTGTTAGGATGAACATCAAAGGTCATGAGGTGGAACCAATGCATATTATTTCAACAATTCCAACTCATAAATTGGCAACCTGTGTGAAAAATCAACATCCCTCATTGTCAGCATTACTTATGGCTATACCATATGTTGATGTGGCTGTCGTCaacttacaatataatattaaggaTTTACTTAAGATGAAAGCGTTTGGTTTTTTGGTGCCACCCATTGAGCGTATTCCAATACTTGGCGTTATCTTTGACAGTTGTTGTTTCGATATGGAAGGCAATACGATACTTACGGTTATGATGGGCGGGCGTTGGTTTGAGGAGAATTTCGGCAAGGACCCAACACCGAAAAAGCTACTGGATACAGCATTGCAATATTTGGATTTAATAATGGGTATAGCAGAAGAACCACGTTTAACACGTGTTCACGTATTAAGGAAATGTATACCGCAATATACGGTGGGGCACACGCAACGGGTGTCTGATATACGAAGATATATCAAACACTATAAACTGCCGTTGACATTATGTGGTGCAGCATACGATGGAGTTGGTATAAACGATGTTATACTATCAGCACGAACGCAGGTAGAATCTTTGGATGCTAAAATTGTTTGA
- the LOC106625223 gene encoding bolA-like protein DDB_G0274169: MNVFRSATLTLRSAQLHRMSATPQIAPIESAIRGALTEQLSPLHLEVINESYMHNVPKGSETHFKVLVVSDKFDELSLIKRHRLVNSIVKEKLAGNFVHALSIEAKTPKQWHPNYTVESSPNCRGGFGK, translated from the exons ATGAACGTTTTTCGAAGCGCTACTT TAACATTAAGATCGGCTCAATTGCATAGAATGTCTGCAACACCTCAAATCGCACCAATTGAGTCAGCAATACGAGGCGCACTCACAGAGCAATTATCACCTTTGCACTTGGAAGTGATCAACGAGTCCTATATGCACAACGTACCGAAAGGTTCAGAAACACATTTCAAAGTGTTGGTAGTATCTGATAAATTTGACGAGCTGTCTTTAATAAAG CGCCACCGTTTGGTGAACTCAATTGTGAAAGAGAAATTAGCTGGTAATTTTGTTCATGCGTTATCTATAGAGGCTAAAACTCCCAAACAGTGGCATCCTAATTACACTGTAGAATCTAGTCCAAACTGTCGTGGTGGCTTTGGCAAATAA
- the stck gene encoding LIM and senescent cell antigen-like-containing domain protein 1 isoform X1 produces the protein MPPVQIQAADMSLAAMHCARCADGFEPNEKIVNSNGELWHTQCFVCAQCFRPFEDGIFYEFEGRKYCERDFHVLFAPCCNKCGEFVIGRVIKAMGASWHPQCFRCQMCAKELADTGFIRNQNRALCHECNAKVKAEITGRYMCHKCHGVIDDAPLRFRGEVYHGYHFNCTSCGVELDSTAREVKSRPGLTANDMNELYCLRCHDKMGIPICGACRRPIEERVVTALGKHWHVEHFVCAKCEKPFLGHRHYEKRGLAYCETHYHQLFGNLCFVCNQVIAGDVFTALNKAWCVHHFACSICDMKMTQKSKFYEYDEKPVCKKCYERFPNELRQRLRKAHEMSMKKNF, from the exons ATGCCGCCTGTGCA AATACAAGCAGCTGACATGTCGCTAGCTGCAATGCATTGTGCCCGTTGTGCGGACGGCTTCGAACCCAACGAGAAGATCGTCAACTCCAATGGTGAACTCTGGCACACACAATGCTTCGT CTGTGCGCAATGCTTTCGCCCTTTCGAGGATGGCATCTTCTATGAATTCGAAGGACGCAAATACTGCGAACGTGATTTTCATGTGCTCTTCGCACCGTGTTGCAATAAGTGTGGTGAATTCGTGATCGGGCGTGTTATCAAGGCGATGGGCGCTAGCTGGCATCCACAGTGCTTCCGTTGTCAAATGTGTGCCAAAGAGCTGGCCGATACCGGTTTCATACGCAATCAAAATCGTGCCTTATGCCATGAGTGCAATGCCAAAGTGAAGGCCGAGATAACGGGTCGTTATATGTGTCATAAATGCCA TGGCGTCATTGACGATGCACCATTGCGTTTCCGTGGCGAAGTCTACCATGGTTATCACTTTAACTGTACGTCGTGTGGCGTGGAATTGGACTCAACCGCGCGCGAAGTCAAGAGTCGACCTGGCTTAACGGCCAATGATAtg AACGAATTATACTGCTTGCGCTGCCACGACAAGATGGGCATACCGATTTGCGGCGCTTGTCGTCGTCCGATTGAGGAGCGCGTTGTCACCGCTCTGGGTAAACATTGGCACGTCGAG CACTTCGTATGCGCCAAATGCGAGAAGCCTTTCTTAGGCCATCGTCACTACGAGAAGCGTGGTTTGGCATATTGCGAAACACATTATCACCAATTGTTCGGCAATTTGTGCTTCGTTTGCAATCAAGTCATAGCTGGCGATG TATTCACAGCGCTAAATAAGGCCTGGTGTGTGCACCATTTCGCTTGCTCGATATGCGATATGAAAATGACGCAGAAATCGAAATTCTACGAATATGATGAGAAGCCAGTTTGCAAGAAATGCTATGAACGTTTCCCCAACGAATTGAGGCAACGTTTGCGCAAAGCACATGAAATGTCGATGAAGAAGAACTTCTAA
- the stck gene encoding LIM and senescent cell antigen-like-containing domain protein 1 isoform X2 translates to MSLAAMHCARCADGFEPNEKIVNSNGELWHTQCFVCAQCFRPFEDGIFYEFEGRKYCERDFHVLFAPCCNKCGEFVIGRVIKAMGASWHPQCFRCQMCAKELADTGFIRNQNRALCHECNAKVKAEITGRYMCHKCHGVIDDAPLRFRGEVYHGYHFNCTSCGVELDSTAREVKSRPGLTANDMNELYCLRCHDKMGIPICGACRRPIEERVVTALGKHWHVEHFVCAKCEKPFLGHRHYEKRGLAYCETHYHQLFGNLCFVCNQVIAGDVFTALNKAWCVHHFACSICDMKMTQKSKFYEYDEKPVCKKCYERFPNELRQRLRKAHEMSMKKNF, encoded by the exons ATGTCGCTAGCTGCAATGCATTGTGCCCGTTGTGCGGACGGCTTCGAACCCAACGAGAAGATCGTCAACTCCAATGGTGAACTCTGGCACACACAATGCTTCGT CTGTGCGCAATGCTTTCGCCCTTTCGAGGATGGCATCTTCTATGAATTCGAAGGACGCAAATACTGCGAACGTGATTTTCATGTGCTCTTCGCACCGTGTTGCAATAAGTGTGGTGAATTCGTGATCGGGCGTGTTATCAAGGCGATGGGCGCTAGCTGGCATCCACAGTGCTTCCGTTGTCAAATGTGTGCCAAAGAGCTGGCCGATACCGGTTTCATACGCAATCAAAATCGTGCCTTATGCCATGAGTGCAATGCCAAAGTGAAGGCCGAGATAACGGGTCGTTATATGTGTCATAAATGCCA TGGCGTCATTGACGATGCACCATTGCGTTTCCGTGGCGAAGTCTACCATGGTTATCACTTTAACTGTACGTCGTGTGGCGTGGAATTGGACTCAACCGCGCGCGAAGTCAAGAGTCGACCTGGCTTAACGGCCAATGATAtg AACGAATTATACTGCTTGCGCTGCCACGACAAGATGGGCATACCGATTTGCGGCGCTTGTCGTCGTCCGATTGAGGAGCGCGTTGTCACCGCTCTGGGTAAACATTGGCACGTCGAG CACTTCGTATGCGCCAAATGCGAGAAGCCTTTCTTAGGCCATCGTCACTACGAGAAGCGTGGTTTGGCATATTGCGAAACACATTATCACCAATTGTTCGGCAATTTGTGCTTCGTTTGCAATCAAGTCATAGCTGGCGATG TATTCACAGCGCTAAATAAGGCCTGGTGTGTGCACCATTTCGCTTGCTCGATATGCGATATGAAAATGACGCAGAAATCGAAATTCTACGAATATGATGAGAAGCCAGTTTGCAAGAAATGCTATGAACGTTTCCCCAACGAATTGAGGCAACGTTTGCGCAAAGCACATGAAATGTCGATGAAGAAGAACTTCTAA
- the Ipp gene encoding inositol polyphosphate 1-phosphatase → MELNLVQQLINASEKAANIARVCRSNEALLKLLVQEKTGPEANARFEHDFKTLADVLIQETIKHDIGALFPAMREAINGEESPNFTNVDGESVTIAVGETAEETAQCLGAILNVEAAEVLANEVHREVIYEEALLGEIPALPEDLDYGNLGIWIDPIDGTAEYISGDSIFTDFPGITSTGLDCVTVLVGVYDRTTGTPVIGVVSQPFHNKLDENLYRSLIFWGVCLPNLQANNCQFERPARDNRLGIFSSSENGDILQRIMELGYEFAFAAGAGHKALKVITWEVDLYLLSKGSTFKWDTCAPQAILRSLGGDIYSYRGSISECKPIPLCYQEVSNEVDNTKCNRNGLIAVRDLGLLEDLLKKLTE, encoded by the exons atggagCTAAATCTTGTGCAGCAACTCATTAATGCGTCGGAAAAGGCCGCTAATATAGCGCGTGTGTGTCGCTCCAACGAGGCGCTGCTGAAGTTATTGGTACAAGAAAAGACTGGACCGGAAGCGAATGCGCGCTTCGAGCATGATTTCAAAACACTCGCAGATGTGCTCATACAAGAGACTATCAAACATGATATTGGTGCGTTG TTTCCTGCGATGCGCGAAGCTATTAACGGCGAAGAGTCACCAAATTTTACTAATGTAGATGGCGAGTCAGTGACTATTGCAGTTGGTGAGACTGCTGAGGAAACAGCGCAATGTCTGGGTGCAATACTGAACG TTGAAGCGGCGGAAGTGCTCGCCAATGAAGTCCATCGCGAGGTTATATACGAAGAAGCACTTTTAGGCGAAATACCAGCACTACCTGAGGACTTAGACTACGGCAATTTGGGCATATGGATTGATCCAATTG ATGGCACTGCCGAGTATATATCTGGTGATAGCATTTTCACCGACTTTCCAGGAATTACTTCAACTGGCTTAGACTGTGTTACCGTGCTAGTGGGCGTCTACGATCGCACTACTGGCACACCTGTGATTGGTGTTGTATCACAACCCTTCCACAACAAACTGGATGAAAACCTATAtcgttcgttaatattttggGGCGTATGCCTACCGAATTTACAAGCCAATAATTGTCAATTTGAGCGACCAGCGCGTGATAATCGACTGGGCATATTCTCCAGTTCGGAAAATGGTGATATTCTCCAACGCATTATGGAGTTAGGTTATGAATTTGCATTTGCTGCGGGTGCAGGTCATAAAGCGTTGAAAGTTATTACCTGGGAAGTAGATTTGTATTTGTTGAGCAAAGGTTCCACATTCAAATGGGATACTTGTGCGCCACAAGCTATATTACGTTCATTAGGTGGTGACATTTACAGTTATCGGGGAAGTATCAGTGAGTGCAAGCCAATACCACTTTGCTATCAGGAAGTTAGTAACGAAGTGGACAATACTAAATGTAACAGAAATGGTTTAATTGCGGTAAGGGACTTAGGATTATTGGAAGATTTACTAAAGAAATTGACGGAATAA